The DNA sequence gtggggaaCACGTACCCCTACACCCACCcacccgggattgacgcccatgggcATACCTCCCAAACCTAACATGTGACGATACCAATAGAACTATTATGAAtctaaattggggaattagtccaTGGGAAAGGAaagcgaggtaccagatttggagtcccaagggatgagggaatgaacgggAACGGGAATGACTATCACGAAATGAAccagatgaaacagaaattaagtataacaatttattatgaattcacatcatcagacaaactgatcaaaataatataatgtatgtattaatataaagtcttaccagagttacatcgcatcataataattataattgaatatgattcacgtgcaagacatgatgacaatataatcGTCATCATGTTGACCAATCTATCTAATCATCATGAGCCACCCTGAGCACGTCTACACCGGTCGCAGGGTTAACAAGGAGTGAAGTCTTCATTAACGCACAAACAAAACATCGCTTCAgccagtgcaattgatgcacggatataaaacgttcacttgatgaatggttatcatggcttactgcactaagatcaatatcaattatcgaatgaattatcgtcacaacagaaCAATTAGCGACACAGCATAATGTCGCTAATGAAAATAGTGCACCCTTGCATTCGCCTTGAGTGCTAATCATAACGCACCTCTAATTTTGTAAAGCGCACACTTGTTGGAGagacaattttgcaatttttcaatttttttttctttttactctGTCAGTGAGCTGTAGGCTTCCAAGACTAAAATATCATAGCAAAGGATACTGGTGTGATGAAACGGACGACCGGTGGAACTGTTGGATAATTATTTGGAAAATCAGCGAAAAGTGCAAATACGCCATTCTCGTAGGGTGTTCCAGTTGGACCAGTCATGAAGATACGCCAGAAACAGACgctgaaataaagaaaataacgaAAGGTGTGTGAATTTGCCATGGAATAGAATGTCCTTTGGAGGAGCAAGTGTCAACATGAAGCCATGGTGCTAAAATACCGAGAACCACGACTTCTCATTTTGAACTATATACAAAAATATCCATATCATAAAGAATGCatttgttggctgctacatgcgtctctttttacataatcatgataatagctcTGAGAATAAATACCAAACTCATCTCAACTGGAAGTCACGTTAAAATGTTACTTAAAGATGTTTTTGctaaaaaccaaaacccaaaataaccCCCCCccgtttaaacgttttaaaaacattctgtgtttactgggtggacaattatttttttcagattttttcatgGAAATAATCTGCCAACTAATTTACTTGGGAACAAAAGTATACTATGAGTATATTGTGTGTTAATTACTGTGTTAATTCTTACTTGTTTTGTGATGGAAATATCTTAAATGCTGGATGAGGTTTCCGGTGTATCTTGGACATCTCTTGCATAACACGAAACACTATTGGCCGAGTAGCCATTGCAGATTGACCTTTGTTGGCGGCATATTTGAGAGATCTGCAACATGCATGAATTTACACAGTCAAAATCAggatattcatcatgttcatttgatATTCCCATCTGTCTTGCATATAAAtgcaaaaaagtatttttttgcccataatgcggcccatacacgttcaagcttattgatcaatatcaaagaccctgaATACAAGAATGGATACATAAATTAgaccccgatagagggcagggcctaaAGAATgcggaaattatggggtaaagagtattTTAAAAAGAGTAAAAAGTAGAGACAGTCCACCATTAAGGTTACTCGTGCTTTCTTGCCCTGTGAGGTCCTTATATCGGGGCcgcacttggagtgtttagtcatcGTATGAGAGTCGCCGACCTCGGGCCTGGCGGGCCTGCGGccttcatgttttatattgatacCGAACCATGATGTGTTGATACtatatcaacaaaaacatcaaggttacagggccggcaggcccgagccccacgactcccatacgacgactaaacactccaagtgcgaccccaatataagggccccgctgAGCAAAAAAGCAAAATTAACCGTAATGTAACATTGATCAacaataacctcaatttaacaTTCACCCATTGCCACATTTGTGCCGTATATTCAGAGCGATATAGTCTGAATATCGAATGTGATTCAGTGCGATATAGACTGAATAATAGAGAGACCAGGTTGAATAATGATATATACGGTAGTAGCGTGAACTCACAAATCAGTGTTTGTAACTGGCCCTCTGACATCAGATGGGAGTCTATGCTCTGGATGATCATCATATGGCCTGGTCCTCGACAACCTTTCCAAATCCGACTGAGCAGAAATAAGAAATATATCTCCAGAATATTAGAACAGTCATAGGCTTGCctttaaaaagtaaataaaattcCCTGTAAAATTCGTTTGATCACACAATAGCAAATACAGCCATTACATATATACACGGGCTGATCACAGTTCAGATCATGCTACGATTGTGCATATTCAAAAAGCACCGGGAAGAATGGACAGTGCAGTCATAGGTTAACATCCAGACTAACTGCGCGATACATTATAGAGGTTTCATGGTTTGATCATAATACTTACCGAACTTCTGACCGGTTGACTAGATCTTTCTTCCCGAACTGTTGATGACAACATCGTCTCCAACTCAAATAATTTGCTTGCTTCTACTATGTTGATAGGGCGAAAACAATACCCACCTGTGtgtttaattgaaaaaaaacccgCATTGAATATTTATAGTAGTCATTATGGCTCGAGGGACACCAAAATACAAACGTAAAATACCTGGCAACTAGTTGCCATGTAAGTCTATCATAAAAACGACGATTTTACAGGTATTTCATCGTATAATTAGCATATCTACGGTATATTGCCATAAATTTACGATAGAATGACCTTAATCATGTATAAAATACGGTAGAAGGCACGTATattttacggtaaaatacctAGAAACTGGTTTGCCAACATTCTACCGTTAAAATTACAGTTGTTGCCGTAATGTACACTGCACATTATACGAAATAGTATTTACACACAATCTGTCAGGATAATACGGCTATttactatttaaaaatattgaagaTGCAGCactttacacccccccccccaacataccccacacacaaataaataaaccaaTACAGTCTAACGGTACTAACATGCCTATTTTCAGTTAAATAGTCATTCCAATTTTACGGTAAATAACCGTCAAGTTTACGGGAAAGTACCGTAAGGTTCATGCAAGCTGCCTTAAACATAATCAACATACCAGAAGCATGGCAAAGGCCTTTCAGTGTCTGGTCGTTTTCGGTTCCAATATGAATTGCATCGAGAACTATTTTTTCCAACTGAAAGAAAGTACATTTCACACAAGAAAATCAGTCAAGTAGAAACTATTTTGCAATTCCATCAATATGCTGTCTTCAGGTTAAATACATGTAATGATAGCCataatatacactaagccaaaaaaagaaacttataatcacaaggtcatatcttaaaatcctgtccatcaaaatgaaccaaaatttacacacaggattacttcaatactctactctaaacactgtcagttgtccaactgacacagcagcaaaatgtactgacatGGAATAGCATCCTGACCACATTCAtagtccaataattggcacccagcacaagaaatctgtgagaattaTCTCAAATGTTGCTCAAAATggttgcctaaatttgacctcaacttacTTCCAATTTCTTTGCGATCGTCACAGGGTTTGATGTTGATTTGGTGTCAACTCCATCAGAGAGGCAAATGATTCGTCTAAAAGCACAAAAAAGTTACTTTAAAATATTACCGATAACCAAGGTTGTATGTAAGTGTAAAAGTCAAATTTCGgcctttttttaaaagtaattCAGTCAGGAGTGCACGTTACAAGTTGGACATAATTTATATATTTCTACCTTTTGCAGTGAGGAAATCGTGCCTTGATTTCTTCAAACTGATCTATGGCTGTACTTATTCCATCGTAGATGGCGGTCATGCCGAATGCTCTCATTTTTTCTAGCTTTGCCTGCAAtttattaaaacaatttttggaaaTTACACTTATTATGACAATctcagcattttgaaaacattaacatAAAGGCCATAAGATTATGTATTCAAATAGTATTGGGTCAAAACTCATACGGTATTTAAACTACCACAAGAGGAAAAACCATATCagtttgtaagcgctctttagcaagtcatagttcattgaatttacaaccgtatgacaaaacaggcgaaaatagtaactttttgcacaagatttgaatttaaagagaattggccattgctcattctagtgacgctagtttatggacaatataagtgtgccttttcatttaatgacataaaatttgacaaatattgtaaggaatacttgaggtttttacttttaaaacctatattttggtcaaaaaatgtgcttggaaattagtttttaacagatttaccacattcgccttgctataacatatCTGTTATCTGTTGatctagtgacgaaaagtgtttttaaggggaagtgttagctttcgtttgatataaaaaaagaattctgattggatgaagggaacacttgaggtttcgacaaaaaccaattatAGAGGCTCATTTTCCAGTTATTTTCCACAGTTCatccgatgctatgcactcaaccgtgtggtgtaatcaaagactgtggtggagacaattcactgcttgctgttctctgcttggaagctcttggacgaaaatgtttactcaggtgtatcgaggtggaaactgtgcgtagttgtttcataagagaatcgtttttgtatagaaacctttccatatgatcaAAGAAGTAgagaacaaaattaaacatttgctCGTCTTTAAATAGGACGTCTACTTTACCTTAAACTCAACAAAGAATTCGGTTAATCTGCCGGTAACCGTAGGTGTTGAATTAAATGTTACCAATCCTACAACATGCTGGAAATTGTAAGCCATACTCCTATCAGCAAATGTACAAAACATCTGCTGAACCACTTCAAGTCTCGATTGATCCGACCTGAAATTGTACGATGTAAAATTTCGTGAGGGATTTAAAAGTAGTTATAATAAACACTGTGACAAAACATAAGTTCCTAGAAATAATTAGTTTATTTCCCCGTTTGTAATGTATTTCATCATTTCTGAAGGCAACATTTTCCAGGGAATTTTGGAGTCTCGAAGTTTCGAAAACTTCTTGTCTAATGCTAGAAACACATGAACTTCTAAAGAAACACCAGTAGTGCCTATGGCAGATCGATTGACAAGGTTTCGAAACTTTGAGATTCAAAAAACTGTGAGTACA is a window from the Amphiura filiformis chromosome 12, Afil_fr2py, whole genome shotgun sequence genome containing:
- the LOC140166105 gene encoding uncharacterized protein, with translation MFYAHSRVFFYNRPTVVFSELSKSAADAYPLQLYDPVAKATKSEDADTLAERTKKYFSTTDVVTGTDCLFTRTPTEAIVIAVDVSGSMDSNSFARDDSDDGSDQSRLEVVQQMFCTFADRSMAYNFQHVVGLVTFNSTPTVTGRLTEFFVEFKAKLEKMRAFGMTAIYDGISTAIDQFEEIKARFPHCKRRIICLSDGVDTKSTSNPVTIAKKLELEKIVLDAIHIGTENDQTLKGLCHASGGYCFRPINIVEASKLFELETMLSSTVREERSSQPVRSSSDLERLSRTRPYDDHPEHRLPSDVRGPVTNTDLSLKYAANKGQSAMATRPIVFRVMQEMSKIHRKPHPAFKIFPSQNNVCFWRIFMTGPTGTPYENGVFALFADFPNNYPTVPPVVRFITPIHHCNINSVGRICHSIFDRDYSSDITMYKILSAIYGLLMTPEPDDPLDTVVAEEYHTDPTEYNTKARKMTRKHAAKPLTECIQEILGSASDHASRPTPKHLICPLTEELFVQPVETPGGYAYERLAIEQHLRTHATDPQSKEPLTIGELQDATSIRKAADDFRASQTKVTAWWFNR